The Callospermophilus lateralis isolate mCalLat2 chromosome 18, mCalLat2.hap1, whole genome shotgun sequence nucleotide sequence CTGGGCAGGGCTGGGAAGGGGGGCACCCTTGAAACTCCTAAGGGAGAAGCAGCTGGCTCCCATCCTGAGGAAGAGAAACACTTTCCTAATAGACCTGGTTTCACCATTGTTTAATATACTGTGGGGTGCTTTCTTGTGAAACATGGACAGTGTCCTCCGAGTGCActggggaggaagagcaggatggGGCCCAGATCGCCGTACCTGCCCCCTGAAGCTGGGCCAGGGCAGACTCTGCACTTACCCATCCCTGGATGGGCTGGCGTCCTGGGGACCCTGGTCTAAGGGGCCCTAGGCGGCCTCCAGGGAAAGCAGGCTGTGGTTTTTCCCTCTGGGGTTTGCAGCAGCTGCACAGACCCACAGTGGACACAGCAGTCCAGTGGGTGGCCTGCAGGACTTGCCCCCTCTTCTGCTGGGAGGCAGCAGGGGTGCTGGTTGCTGAGCCTTCTCTCCACTGGGTAGGAAGTGGCACAGCTGCCTGGGTTCCACCAGCCAGCACCCCCTGGCTGTGACACCATGGGGAGGCCAAGGCCCTCAAACCAGATCAGCTGGCACCTGGCAGCTTCCCAGATTGGCCCAAGTGGAACTTAGGACCTTCATGGTgtccctgcagaccctgagcaaGCCACATGGAGGGTGGGCAACCTGCTGTCCTGAACCACAGGCTGCAGGGAATGGACTAGGAGCTACGGGCCAGCCAGCAGGTGAGGGGATTTTAAAGGCGTGGGTCCTTCTCAGGGACAGGTTTGGGCACTGGTGACAGGGACCCTTCACTCAGTATACTGGGCATGGAGGACAGGGACACATTGGCAGGTGTGTCAGTCCAGCTCAGGGCTTACTGCCAGCTGGGCCTGAGCCTGGCCCCTGGGGGAGGAGGACCTGGTACTGGCCCCAGGCAGGAGCTTCCCATGGAGGCTCTGCCCCCACCTCCCTGGACTCCCCAGGGATAGGGAGACCAGGGCATTCAATGGCCTTGGCCCCTCCCCAAGAGCAGCACCATGGAAATTCCTGAAAACCCTTGACCTGAGCCAGTTGGGCCTAGGGGCGGGCCCCTGGGCTGTCGTACAGCAGGGTGTCCACCTGTGCACGCTGCAGCCACAGGCGCCTCTGGGCCTCGCTGAGTAGTGCCCGCAGTGAGTGGCTGGGGCGGCAGGCTGATAGGGCTGTGCAGTGGGCAGCATGTAGCTGGTGGCAAGTGTCACAGCAAAGGGTGGGCAGGGTACCGGGGGCTAGACAGCTGTGTGCCTGGTAGCTCAGGGGCTCAGGGACAGGCCCATAGACTGAGGCCCCCTCTGCCCGCACATGTCGAGGACTGGCCCTCCCTGGGCTCCCAGGGCCTTCAGGAGCAGCCAAGTCCCCAGGTCGGCTCAGCTCATGGCGCagtgaaaggaaagagaaggcagAGGGCTCTGGCTCCAGCTCCTCCTCCAAGGCCCCATAGGGTGGGCTGCTGGCTCGAGGTAGCTCCTCTGCCCGGGGCTCCCAGGCCCCACCCCCAGTGCCCCACAGTTTGGCACTCTGCTCCCAGAGTGGCGGCCTGTAGGCCAGTTCCACAGGGGGTGAGTCTGCTCCTGGTGAGGGCTCCCCGTAGAGGCTGGCCTCCTCCGAGCCCTCATCTTCCTGAAGGTCCCGGTACAGGTCCAGCGGAGCCCTGTAAGCAGCAGGAGTGCCCCGGGGAGGCAGAGGTGGTGGCTCCTCGTCCTGGGCCAGCCGCTGCTGCAACCAGGCCACACAGGAGGCCACATCCCCGCTGGCCCGCCGGGCCCTCAGTAGCTCTTCTGCTGGCAGCACACTGGTGCCCAGCTGGGTTAGCACCTCACCTAGGATCTCACACTCCAGCCGGAGGGCGAAGCAGCCCAGGGCTACCTGCACCAGCTGGCAGGCAGGGGGCAGAGCGGTCACCATCAGGCGGTGGCTGTCCCTGCGCACGTAGCCCATCTTCTGGAAGCTCTGGATGAGGAGCTCCTCGGAGAGCACGCCCTTCAGCACATGCACGTAGCCCCCCGAGAAGGTCTGCAAGGGAGGGGCCTGGTCAGGCCCTCTGCCAGCCaggccccagcactgctctaaccTGTCTGGGGCAGGTCCACACCGAGTGCCCTGCCTAGAGCAGTTCTCCTCTTGAACTCTCCCACCTCCTCCTACCCCTGGATTTGCTACTCTAGTCTATCCCCTTAAAACAGCTTCTTCAGCACTCTCCTGCTTTTTGCTTCTTCACGACAGTACTGGAGACCTTTCCTCACCAGGGCAAGAGGCTTTGCTGTGCATCTTTTCCCTACTGTGTAGTATTCCCCTGCATGgatgcaatactggggattgaaccagggcttcGCCTATGTGAGGCAAGTGCCCTACTTGCCTGAGTTATACCCTAGTCCTCTCATGCAGGCAGGTGAGTACCCTGAAATGGCTTTCTAGAAGAACCAAAAGGATCATGAGACCCATGGCATTGTGCCTCTCCTAAGTAAGTTCTGAAACTCCAGGGCTCTGTGGAGCACCCCTCTGCCTACAGTAGCTGGAGGCACACACCTCCCAGGTACTGAGCACCAGCTGTAGAACttccttttctgtggacctgtgtCCCTTTCTCAGAAAACAAAATGGGCTCAGAGAGATTAGGTAACTTGCCCAAAGTCATACAGCCAAGAGGCAGAACCAAATCACCAGCCAGTTCTGCTCCTTCCCAGCCTCCCCCTGCGCTTGTGAGACCCTCAAGGACAGGCCTGGCCATTCTGCTTTTGCCCCTCCCCACCATGGGGCTAGTGGGCCCTCCTTACCCCCTAGCCTGAAAGGCTGAATAAAAGTTCAACCTTAGACCAGCGGTGCCCCAGTGGAGCTGCCAGCTCCTGAGTTCCTTCGAAGAGGCTGTTTGCAGCTAGGCAACCGGTGGAGGCGTACCTCGCCCACGTGGGCACTGACGTCATCACCCTCCTACTCCTCCCTATTAGCTGGGAGCATCCGGCAGCCCTGCCCCCTCCAGCTCAGGGCAGCTCCCCAGAGAGCCCGACCCGGGCCTAGCCGGGAACCAGGTCCGTGCCATCCCCCATCCGTGCTTCCCCCCCACCGTCCCCCCTCCGGCTTCAGCATCCTCTTTTACAGACCAGATCAGGCGGAGGAGTTGGGGTGGGGACATGGGCCTCCAAGTCCCCCTGTGCGCCTGTCCTAGGATTTCCACGGCAACTAGGGCCGCGGGGTCCGGCAGATAGCCACCCAATGCTGCCCTGCGCCCACCCGGGACCTCAACACGCCCACGGGCTCCTAGCGCTTCGGGCCCTGAGGACGCCTGAAACTCCGAAAGGGGGGGGGTCACTCCCCACGGTAACCGGCAGCGTCCGGCGCCCTACCTTGATGGTGGTGAACTCCTTCCTCCAGGGCAGCAGGTACAGGTGTACGGCCGCCAGCTCCAGCAACTCGAAGGCCCGTGCCAGGCCGCGGAGCGCGGGCGCCAGGTCGGCGCGGCCCCACAGGCCGTCGGTGAGCAGCGCCAGCGCGTCGTCCTGCAGCGCCCCGTGCAGGTCGAAGTCCTCCACCAGGATCTGCCAGAGCACTGCGCGCAACGAAGGGTCTCCGCACACGCCCGCGCGGCCCCGCCGCAGCTCGCGCTCCAAGCACAGGCGGTAGTCCTCGGACAGCGAGCTGCTGCCCATCCTGGCGAGCGGGTCGGGGCGTCAGGAACTGGAGATTACTCCCTCCCGACTGTGTGACCCCAAAGCCCCCCGCTCCAGCATCCTCTCCCAACTCGGAGACCCTGGCCTCGCCAGTAGGGCGGGCCCCTTGTCTGCAGCTTCTCCCGAGCCTGGAGGCCCGATCCCGCCAGCTGGACGCCCCCGCTGTCCACAGCAAGCTCTCACACCTGCAGACCTCGATCCCACCAGCTGAGCGCTCCCCCGCACAGCACCTGCGGACCGCCTCCAGCTCTACAGCCTCGCCCTGCCCGCGGTGAGCGTCCGGCATGGACGTCACCTCCTTCCCTGGAGTCCCTCGCCCACCAGATGCTCTGGACCAGGGTGTTGTGGACCCATCAGGCGACGGCGATACCGATACCTGTCGGTCCCCAGCCGTCCGCGAGCAGCCGCCTCTCCGAGTGTCTTCCCACCGCCGCGAGCTTCCGCGGGAGTCGACTCCGCCCAAACCCTAGCCGTGACGGCGGGGCGGGGCTTAGAGGGCTCCACCCTTGGTGGGCGGAGCTGGTAGGCGCCCCGCCCCCGCCGCGCACCTGCGTTTCCGCGGCGCGAGGGCTGGCGGCCGGCGCTCGATTCGCGTCCGGTGGCCTTGTGTTCTGGTAGCCCTTCCGAGGGGTGGCCGCGCGCCGCTCGCTCACCCCCGCGACCGGGACTTCCCGAGCCGATCCTCGGAAGCGCCCAGACCTCGCGGAAGCGGGCGGCCCTCTCCTGGCCGGGGCGCGGCCTCGCAGGACGCGGGGCGGGGGGCGTGGCCGAGTCCCCGGAGGGGCGCGCTCCTGGTGGGATGGGGACGGTGGTTCCTGCAGCAATCTCTGGGTTGGGTGGCTTTCCCTGCTCTGCTCGTTGCTCCGTACCTCTCAACCCCTGGTCTGGGGGTCTTTGAGGCGAGATGAAGGCGCTCCCCTCCCTCTCTCGGCCAGCGTGGCCTCGAGGCTGCCAGGCGGCCGCGCTGCAGATCTGCCAGCCTTAGTCTGGGCCACCCCTCTAGGGACGCTTGACTTCCCTTCCTTTGGTTTCCTCTGGTGGAAGGGGGTGAACGCCGGAGGGTCCCCGCCGGATGGAAGCAGGGTGTTCTATTAGGTCCTCTTCCTGGGCACCTCCTGCTCCTTTCCTCCCCAGGTCACCAAACCAAGGCTCAAATGTGTCCAGAAGGAACCTTCCCCGGGGAAAGTTACCTGCCTTGTTAAGGTTTTCACTGGGATATTTTTAGACGTTTCTAAGGAAATTTGTTAAACGTTGTAACCAAGTAGGCAGAGCTCCCTGAGGCATTTTGCCGGCTGCTACTAAACGGGGAATTTTTCATTTAGTGTTTAGGCATCCAAGGGGTCACACTGACCCTTAGGGGAGCTGACTTCATTTGCCTGCAGCTCTTCAGCCTTTCATTTTCTTCCTGTCAGCAAGGATCGAGTGAGCCCTTCTATGTTCCTGAATTGATTCCTCTGTCTCCGAGCTCCCTTCTTCTTGAACCTGCTGGGCCCCCAGTGACCACTCCCCCGGGGTTTCAGGCCGGCTTTGACTCAGCAGCACTGGGACTTCAGAGGCCAGGTCATTAGGATGCCATGCCCAGCAAGGCACAGTGGCTAACACACCTTAATCCCAACAACTCcaggggctggggcaggaggatggcaatttCAAGGCCacttgggcaacttagggagactatatctcataaaaagggctggggctgtggttcagtggtgtacttcccctaggttcaatccccagtaccacaaaaaacaaaaaaaaaactgtaggaGTGTGGCCATGCTCCTGCCTTATCTTCAGACCCCAGCTGGTGCTATGAGGAGACTGGCAGGAGTGGATGGATCCCTGTACACCTGCAGTCTGATACTACAACTCCTGGGAGACAGGCAGAGCTTTCTAGGATCATCAAGATGAGGTTATTCCAGACTGGGATGGCCCCTGATCCCAGATGACTGATGTCTTTGTAAGAAGAGCGTTTTAAACACAGAGGTAGAAGACCACGTGGAAGTGGAGATGAGAGTGAGATAGCTCCAACTGAAGGACCTCAGGGATCCTGAAGATTTAGTAGCTTGGAAAAGGCAGGAAGGAATCTCCCCTAGTCTTCAGAGAGTGTGTGGCCCTACTGAAACCGAGACCTCAGATTTCTGGCCTGTAGAACCATGAGAGTGAgtttttgtggtattttgttacagcagccacaaGATCCATGTACAGGCCTCGCATGTTCTGACAGCTCTGAGGTCCCAGCTGACCACCAGCATCGAACTCAAGACATATGAACAGATAGCTCTTCAGATGGATCCTACCCCTCAGCATTAGGCTACCCCAGTGTGGAAGCAGCCCTACCTGGACTGTGCACCCACTAACCATTCCTGGATGCAAGGTCATGCACAAAATCAGTTGATGCATCCTTACCTTGCTTCCTGCTTACCCAAGGATGGATGCTATACCCCTCTGACTTGTGCACGTCTCTCCCATGAGCACTGCTACATCAGTGGGTCCATCAACACTTACCTTGACCCTGAGGAGTGCAGCTGGTCACTGCACCATCCACCCCACAGCTACCCTCCTCAGTTGCAATGGtataaagtttttttgttttgttttgttttttgagggggggggaggctactggggattgaactcaggggcgctgagCCACatcgcagccctattttgtattttgagacagggtctcactgagttgtttagttccttgcttttgctgaggctggctctgaacttgggattctcctacctcagcctcctgagttgctggattataggcgtgtgcaccAGGCCTGgtgaagttattttttttaaaaaacttttttagttgtcaatggacttttatttatatgcagtgctgagaatcaaacccagtgcctcacacatgctaagcaagtgctctaccaccgagccacaacctcagcttgAAATTAGTTTcaacttgcatttttttttttttttttgtaccagggattgaacccaggcatgtTTAAATTAActgctgaaccacatccccacatcatcttattattttgagactggctttgaaactgattctcctgcctcagcctcctaaactgttgggattataggtgtatgccaccgAGGCTGGTTCAACTTCCATTTCTTGTTATGGTTCTGAAAACTTCCTTCCTCTCAtactggtgtttttttttttttttttccctctctcctcctctATACAAAGGCTGTTTGTAGCCATTGCTGTTTTTAGAATTGGGGACTTCTGCCTTTTTCTTGTTGACTTGCAGGATTTCCAATGGGAAGATTGTTCCTTGTCCAACCTGCTGCAGATCCACAGTCTCAGAAGACTGAGGGACTAAGCTGAAGCAGCACCTGGACACACCCAGGAAATGGTGGAGGTGGCCCCAGCCCTCCCAGGATTGGCCTGCAGGTGCTCCACCCCAGGCAGGGCCAGCAGATACAAAACCAGGACTCCCTCGGCACACAGCCCACCCTGCGCTGCTCTGTGAAGCAGGACTTAAAGCCCGTCTTCTCAACATCCACGTCAAGGCCTGCTGAGGGGACGGGACCTTGCTACCCTACAGGATAGCCTGTTACCTGCCAGAGCAGACATCACAAGGCATCTGGGGAAGTGCAGCGTGGCAGAGCACTCATCTGTGTGTTGTCCCGTGTGCATGTAGGGCCACCTCAAGGCACTTCGTGCACATTCACCTGTGGAGGTGCTGCAGACCAGGGACATGCATCCCCACGTGGCAGCCAGACTTCACACGTGGCTGCTGTGGGGCACTTGTAGGCGGGCTGCCACCCTGCCACCGCAGGGCACCTGTGTCTCCATCGGGAGTGAATCAGGGTCCCAGTGAGGAGCTCTGTCCTGGCTTCCCACCAAGTCCCTGGGAGCTGTGCTTCCTGGAGGGAGACCTACAGCTGCCTGGCCAAGAACAGCCCAGAGGACCCCGCAATGGAGCAGACAGTCAGTCTGAACACAGGTTTGGGGTGGGTGCCTGGGCTTAGTGGTCTCTGCGGTGACCAGAAGAGGATGGCCATGCTGAGCCCTGACACCAGTAGCCAGGCCTCCTTCTGGCCAGTGTGGTGGAGACTGAGCAGCCACACAGAGTCAGACAGCAGCGACTCTTTATTTTAGGCCAGGTTGGTGGCCATACAGGTGTGTGGCAGGCAGGTGACCTCAGGCTCAGGCTGGCCTGGGAGAGGCTATACAGAAGTGGGAGCTAGACAGCGGTTCTGGAATATTCATCACTCACCACCAAAGTGAGCCAGGGCAGGGAGTGTCAGAGTTCCAAACTCAGGGCAGGAACACCTGGGCCAACACAAGCGAGCAGGGCAGCTGCTGTCCAATCAGTCAATCACAGTCCCACACTGCCGTGCCCAAGTTCCTGGGACGGGGCTGGCAGGCTGTGGCAGGAAACTGGCTCAGAAGGCTTTGACTGTTCCGGGGGAAGGGAGACCGCTGCTCTGGCCAGGCTCCTACCTCCCTGCTCTGAGCTGCTGCCCTGTGAGGGCCACTCTAGTGTTGGCAGGCTGGGTTGTGCCTGCAGATGTGCAATGCTAGAGGCCTGCCAGTGGTGTACAGGCCCCAGCTTTCCCTTCACCAGGTCTCAGAGGCTAGCAGAGAACAGAGCAGGGGCGGGCTCGGGGGCTGCCTCGGCCCTGCTGGGAGAAGCTGCTGCCTAGTGCCCAGGGGCAGATGTGGGTGAAGAAGGGGCAAGAGCAGGAGACCCCTGCAGGCCTGGCTGGCTCCCCACCCCAGGGCCAGGTGTGTAGGGCAGCATGGAGGCCATGGGCTGACCTCAGTGGCCCTGGGCCCCTCGGGGCAGGAGCTGCACATAGCTCAAGGCGCTCTGTAGTGACGTCAGGCAGTAGCCCTCCTCTCCAATCAGGTAGCTGCAAGGAGTGGCAAAGGCATGTGTCACCTTGAGGGGCATGACACCCAGCACTCTGGAAAGCAACGTCTGCTCTCACAGGGCAGGACCTGGGCCAGAGGTGACCAGACCTGGGCTGTCAGGGAGGCCAGGCTTGGGAGGGCCTTTCCCTAGTACCTGTTTGTCCGTGGGTGGCAGAACCACCCTTCCATGAGCAGGTATTGACAGGGCCTGCTAAGCAAGGGACTGTGGGACACAAAGGGCTCTAGGCACAGGTGCACCTACAACATGGCCCAGAGGTGCTGCTGGGGCCTCCAGCCTGCCTTCCTGTCTGCCCACAGCCTGTCACTGCCTAGCACCAGTCTAGGAACGGGGTGAAATCCCCTGGTGTACATGGCTGCCCTGTCTCTAGTCCTTCCCAAGGAGACACCTAGCTGGGGGTGCATGCCTGGTCCTGCCCCGCACTGGCCCGGGTATTCCTACCCCTCATGGGTGAATTCCTCCAGGGCAGCACACTCTGACACCAGCTGGGGAAGCCCACTCCTCAGCACCACGAAGGACAGGATGGGCAGCAGGTCATCAGCACCACTGTTGGGCAAGAGCACAGCAGCTGGTGGGCTCCAGGGCCAGAGGGCCTTTCACTCCCCTAGCCTGGTGGCCCTGGAGTGGTCTTGGCCTGCCTGTCCTCCTGCCTATCAGCAGAACAGACCTCCTGAGTATGGATGGATGGTCCCCCTCCTGGCGGCCTACCACCCTGACAGTGTTGTGGCCACTCGGCTCCAGGCAGACATGATGCTCTGGGAGTGTTGCTCAGGGCCAGCAGCTTTGGGAAGAGTAGAGGCAAGGAGCCAGGGAGGCGGCTGGAATCTGAGCTGGGGCTCGAGTTGGTTGAGCCCCTTCCCTGCAGGAACATGGTGGCCCTGCACTGGCTCCACAGTTGGGCTGGTGGGGGTAGTGGCTGGGACTCAAGCCCTTTTATCCCTGGAACTCATGAAATGGGTGAAGAGGCCATTGGGAGCCAGGCCACTTTTTTCAGCTTCTCCCTGTCAGAGCCTGGAGTGGCCAGGAGGGTTCTGCTCCCTTCCCTCCGGTGGAGCTCTGCCCTGCACTGCTGACCTGAAGCTGTAGGTCCCAGGTGCAGGGCAACAGGAGGCAGAGCTTTTGCAGGGCTGAGGGGGACACAACCTCCAGGTCAGAAGAGTGCTAAGTCCAGGGAGTCACAGTAGGAGTGGGCACCACAGACCCCCGGGCTACTCAGGTGGGGAGAAGCCAGCTTGCTCAGGACATGCCAGCAATGTCCCTGGCTGGGCGATCTGTGCAGGGCCCGGGGACTGCAGAGTGGCAGCTCCCTTGTTTGTGCCAGGTGTGCGACGGGGGCTACCAGCACATGCTGCTAGGGAAAGTGGTCTTCAGCTTCACCAGATCAGCCAAGGAGCCATCCCTGAGAAGACTCTCCCAGCCTGATGCAATGCCAGCAGCCTTGTCCAGATGGTTGGAATGTGAGGAAGGGGCAGGCCCCACCCGCTCTGAGCCCAGGTCCTCTGTGGACTGTGCTAAAGTGAATGGCCCTGGATGCTTGGAGATGCAGGGCTGCCGGGTCCTCCTCACACAGCTTCAGGGCAGGTGGGAGAGTTCCCTCCTGCCCAGTCTCTGAGGGCAGGACAGctcctcctacctgggtgtcctTCTCGGGGTACCCTGGCCCCTCCTAGAACTCACATGGCAGCTGCCGGGGGATGGGTGCTGGCCTGGTGCGTGGCTTCCTGGGCGCGGCAGTACTCTTCTGCACAGACACAGATGGCCCGCAGGGTCCGCACTGTGGCACAGAAGCCTGGCTTCAGGGGTGGGGGTACAACAGAAGGACCCAGCAGGAACAGGAGGACCAAGGGTCCCCATGTGGGAGTCCTGCTGCTGCCCACCCTCTCCTGATGTACAGGGCTGAGAAGAGCTGGTGCCATGCCTCCAGGGGTGTTGCCCTCACATTTGGCCAGAGAATGTCGGCAGCCCAGAGGCGCCGCACAGGCCCAGACCACTGTGAGGCGGGAATCTGCCTCGTGACTCCCACCTCTCAaagcccccccgccccccgtaCCAATGTGTTCCAGCTTCTTCTGAGGGCAGCTCTCTAGGACCAGCAGCCCCAGCTCCTGGACTGCGGCACGGTAGGGGTAGGTGGTGGCCCCCCGAGTCTCAGACTGCGGGGGGAGGAGCCTGGTGGGGATGCCAAGGGCTGTGGGTGGCACGTTCCTGTAGAGCTCCATGCTCCTACTCAGGGCAGCCTCCTGGGTGCAGTGCACACTCCTAGGGCAGAGAGAGGCCAGCTCAGGCCAGGGCAGGGCCGAGCTGTGGCTGGGGGTCCTCAAACTCTGTCCTGGGGAGACTTGGCTGGCAGTGAGCCCAAGCAAACAGTCCAACAGTTCCCAAGCCTGCCTTGGGACCTGAGTCACCTGAAGAGCAGGCGGTGGTGTTCCAGGGCTTGTCTGGGGTGGCTGGCAGGCAGGGGACATACCTGTAGAGGGCCAGCAGCAGGGGCCACAGTGGGGAGAAGAAGGGCTCCTCGATGCACGCCAGGCAGCGGTCCTTGCAGGTGGCTGTGTTCAGGTTCTCAAAGGCCAGAAGGGTCAGCGAGAGCAGCCTGTCTGCCAGGAACAGAGTTGGGGATGTCCAGgcagccccccccacccccgactGCTATTACCTCTGCAGGCtctaggcccagagcaatggtgtCCTCCTCCCCCAGAGCCAGCCTGTGCGGCTGAGCCACAGGAAGGTCCAGGCTCGGTGTGGGGAGAGCTCCATTTGGTCCTTCTACTTGCC carries:
- the Spata2l gene encoding spermatogenesis-associated protein 2-like protein gives rise to the protein MGSSSLSEDYRLCLERELRRGRAGVCGDPSLRAVLWQILVEDFDLHGALQDDALALLTDGLWGRADLAPALRGLARAFELLELAAVHLYLLPWRKEFTTIKTFSGGYVHVLKGVLSEELLIQSFQKMGYVRRDSHRLMVTALPPACQLVQVALGCFALRLECEILGEVLTQLGTSVLPAEELLRARRASGDVASCVAWLQQRLAQDEEPPPLPPRGTPAAYRAPLDLYRDLQEDEGSEEASLYGEPSPGADSPPVELAYRPPLWEQSAKLWGTGGGAWEPRAEELPRASSPPYGALEEELEPEPSAFSFLSLRHELSRPGDLAAPEGPGSPGRASPRHVRAEGASVYGPVPEPLSYQAHSCLAPGTLPTLCCDTCHQLHAAHCTALSACRPSHSLRALLSEAQRRLWLQRAQVDTLLYDSPGARP